In Nymphaea colorata isolate Beijing-Zhang1983 chromosome 3, ASM883128v2, whole genome shotgun sequence, a genomic segment contains:
- the LOC116250965 gene encoding uncharacterized protein LOC116250965, whose protein sequence is MEQRQLGGCCIDRYGPKVDRIMSRFRPIAPKPAVSGFLRPLPGGGLPSFGGDAARVSRVRRRCRRRGEAAAFAAHDLRLGPYVRQPPRTPAVVWPVRSVGSCVTVERVTEACAGAARVGTGTEREAMGVMESDPMPGFVSGPCGSVVWTNEAYRKMVGGGAGGGVVLLWKGGKEVLAEEEEERKVLACRVKVEWSGGKVTVPADVWRVAGGSLAWRLDVNAALSLGR, encoded by the coding sequence atggagCAGAGGCAGCTCGGCGGGTGCTGCATCGACCGGTACGGCCCCAAGGTGGATAGGATCATGTCCAGGTTCAGGCCGATCGCGCCGAAGCCGGCGGTTTCGGGATTCCTGAGGCCGCTTCCCGGGGGTGGGCTGCCGTCGTTTGGTGGCGACGCAGCGAGGGTGTCGAGGGTGAGGAGGCGTTGCCGCCGAAGGGGCGAGGCGGCCGCATTCGCGGCGCATGATCTGAGGCTCGGGCCGTACGTCAGGCAGCCGCCGCGGACTCCGGCGGTGGTCTGGCCGGTTCGGTCCGTGGGGTCTTGCGTGACGGTGGAGAGGGTGACGGAAGCGTGCGCGGGGGCGGCAAGGGTGGGGACGGGTACGGAGAGGGAGGCGATGGGGGTGATGGAGTCGGACCCGATGCCGGGGTTCGTGTCTGGCCCCTGCGGGTCGGTGGTGTGGACGAACGAGGCGTATCGGAAGATGGTGGGGGGTGGTGCTGGTGGCGGAGTGGTGCTGCTTTGGAAGGGCGGGAAGGAGGTGCTagcggaggaggaggaagaaaggaaggtgTTGGCTTGCAGGGTGAAGGTGGAGTGGAGCGGCGGCAAGGTGACTGTGCCGGCCGACGTGTGGAGGGTGGCGGGAGGGTCGCTTGCATGGAGGCTTGACGTTAACGCTGCTCTCAGCCTGGGCAGGTAA